In Natronomonas salsuginis, the sequence TCTCCGATAAGCGTCCGCTGGATGGCGTTTCCGTTCTTTAACACCAAGTTCATGTGCATGATACAACGGTGTGCCACATCCCGCATACCAACAAATGACATCAGTTATACCAAGCGGTCCTTTTACACGTCGCTCTAGCTCATCTCCAACACTAACGTTTTCCCAGAATCTTGGTTCCGCCCCTCGTCTTGTTTCGTTCAACAGTTCGTTTTCTATCGATTTTAATTCGTCTTTCGTCCAATAAACGGACTCTCTATCCTGAGATACACTTGATTCGCCATGAGATTTCGGGCGGGGGATACGAAGAACAGTCCCCCATGCTGTACAGATCAATTCGTCTTCCTTTCCACTTTTATCAAAGAACTCAACCTTACCCTCTTGGAGAACAAACTCACCTGCTCTCCCTCCCTCCTTTTTCTCGACTTTGGTTGGTACAGCTCTAACTTTGAACTGATCTCCTTCGAGAAGTGGTCTCTCAAATTCCCATCTTGTTCCCCCATATATCCCTTGGACACCAGGTAGCTTTGGGCCAATTGCTATTCTATCAACACTGAAAAGGAATCCTGGAGGTGCTTTGAGCCCACCCCACTTCGTGCCTTTTGCATACTCCCTATCTGTATATAGCGGATTATCATCCCCGTATCCCCACGCAAACTGTCGTATATTATCCAGATTTAATTCTGTATTCCAAAAGCACCTCCGTCGAAGTTCTTCCTCGTTGGTCCTCATTTCCGTCCCAATCAGATCTCTGGCTTCCTCAATCATCTCGTCGGTGATTTCAGGAGCGAGATCTTCCTCCAGTGTGTCAGTAGATTCGTCCATCAGGTTACCAACGACTATCATATTACAAAAACGCATCGGTTCCTAGTTAACGGCTTTTCAAACGATAAATGCTCCACGAAAACGTTCGGCCGCCGAGAGATACCAACGGTACCGACTGATTAATCAGGAATGACCAATGGCTACAGACCTACACTTGCCAACGGAATCAGAATGACACTCGGATATCCAGCCAGAAGATTGATGCCGCGATCTTTACGACTCAGACTCGTGCAATTCGCGCAACTTTATTCGCTGGGTTTTTTGATTGTTAGTTTGGGGGACCTTATCTATGAACTCGATCTCTCTAGGATATTCATGCTTTCCTAGTTCCTCACGCACGAAAT encodes:
- a CDS encoding FAS1-like dehydratase domain-containing protein encodes the protein MDESTDTLEEDLAPEITDEMIEEARDLIGTEMRTNEEELRRRCFWNTELNLDNIRQFAWGYGDDNPLYTDREYAKGTKWGGLKAPPGFLFSVDRIAIGPKLPGVQGIYGGTRWEFERPLLEGDQFKVRAVPTKVEKKEGGRAGEFVLQEGKVEFFDKSGKEDELICTAWGTVLRIPRPKSHGESSVSQDRESVYWTKDELKSIENELLNETRRGAEPRFWENVSVGDELERRVKGPLGITDVICWYAGCGTPLYHAHELGVKERKRHPADAYRREDLGFIEHPAMGHIDPEVSAGIGVPRAYDVAGQRITWMHHPVTDWMGDDAMITELDTKISGMNYIGEATVCTGKVTDKYINEDTQEHLVEIDLQQTHMKDGEQIGEGSATVQLPTSSK